ACTGCCTTGCTGATTATATTTGTGAGCAACTTCTTTCTTTCTTGGTTAATGTTTCAGGGGACTGGCAGTGCATTCATAGGGCTATAGAAGTTAGAAGTGAGGAGTTAAGAGTTAAGAGTGAGGAGTTTTAACTCATAACTCCTAACTCTTAACTTCTAACTCCTGACTCCTAAAATAGGAGAGATGCCTACTAAACAAAGCAGGATTTAAAACTGTGACCAGCTCATTTACTTCTAACTCCATATCAACTGTGGAACTCAAGCCTAGTTACAATATACCGATAGTGTTGGTGATTGCCGCGATTCCACTACTGTTGGTACAACCTTGGGTAGGCTCTGTTTTCACGCTGTTTGGTTTGTTTCTCATGTTTCAGGCGTTAACGTTGCGTTTGCAATTTACCGCTACCGACTTAGATATTTACAGAGGCGAAAAATTGATTCGGCGCTTTCCCTACCAGGAATGGCAAAACTGGCGGATATTTTGGAATAGAGTCCCCATTTTGTTTTACTTTAAAGAAATTAAAAGTATTCACTTTTTGCCGATTTTATTTGACCCCAACACCTTGAAAACTTGTTTAGAACAACGTTGTCCGCGTATTTAGTGCTGAGTGCCATCTGTGCTGAGTCGTTTTGATATAGACTCAGAACTCAGCACTCATGCTCAGGACTTTTATGGCAGGTCAATTGTAATATTTCTGAAAGCTATTTATTCGCATCATAGGAATTACACTATTGTTTATGAACCCAGAGGCATCTCAAACCCCAGAACCAATTGATGAGCGGTTGGCAGAGAAACTAGAAGAAAACAATGCAGTTGAACATCCAGTAAATCCATCAGTTGAGTCAGTGGTAGACATAGAAGCCATTAGCTCATCAGAGGACTACACAAATTTTGAACCACTCATTTCCAATGCAGAAGTGGTAGATTCTACAGTAGAGCTAACAGAAAATTTAAATGGCGAGTTTGTAACGCAGTTAGAAGCGGAAAATGTCGCGCTGGGGTCCGAAATAGAATCAGGAAATCATTCATTATATACAGAAGCAGAGCAGCGGATAGCAGAGTTGCAGAGTGCTGAAGTAGCTCTTAAGTCAGAAATAGCCAAGCTGCAAGCTTCTTACGAAAAGCTTCAGACACAGGTGAGTGAAACTCAAACCTCACTGGGGCGACTCGTGCAAGAGTCATTGGTGCAGTTAGAACAACGCAAACAAACTCTGCAAATTTCTGTAGAACAATTAGAACGCCGACAAGAACGTATCCGCAATGAGATGCGAACCACTTTTGCTGGTGCATCCCAAGACTTGGCAATTCGGGTGCAGGGTTTTAAAGACTATCTCACGGGTAGCTTACAGGATTTGGCCTCTGCCGCCGAGCAGTTGCAACTAACGCCAAGTGTAGTGGAACGAGAAAAACCAGCTGTAAAAGAGGCTAAACCAGCTGAACCCCAACCTGGAATACCCCAATTTGCCCAACAGCAGTTTCAAGATACTACAAAGCAAATTCGCCGCCTAATTGACCAATACCGCAATAAACCAGATTACTACGGGCCACCGTGGCAACTACGCCGTACCTTTGAACCAATCCACGCTGAACGAATCTCCAACTGGTTTTTTACCCAAGGAGGAAGGGGTGGTTTGCGGACAATGGGTAGCCGCTTACAAAATATTCTGATTGCCTCAGCTGCAATTTCGATATTACACAAGCTTTATGGCGATCGCGTCCGTACTTTAGTCTTAGCTAATACACCGGAGCGATTAGGCGAATGGCGGCGTGGCTTGCAAGATTGTCTAGGAATCGGTCGCCCAGATTTCGGCCCAGACCGGGGTGTGGTATTATTTGAGGCATCTGACGCTCTCGCTCAAAAAGCAGACCGATTGACGAAAGCCAATCAACTGCCCTTAATTATCATTGACGATTCAGAAGAACAAATCAGTTTGTCACTCTTGCAATTTCCCCTATGGTTAGCCTTTGCTCCTGACCCCAAAATGGTGAGAAACTATGATGACGACTTTTAAATGAGTCATTGGTCAAGAGTAATACCTCTTGACTTTTTTGAATTTTGAATTTTGAATTTTGAATTGTATTATGGCTATTTGGTTAACTCTGTGCGGAGCAATTGTGGTCATAGCTTACCTGCTGGGTTCTTTTCCCACTGGCTACATTGCTGTGAAGCAGTTAAAAGGTATTGATATTCGGGCAGTTGGTTCCGGTTCCACTGGCGCAACTAATGTACTAAGAACCTTGGGCAAAGGGCCAGGAGCATTGGTTTTAGTACTTGATTCCTTAAAGGGAGTATTAGCGATCGCTCTAGTTTATTGGTTATTTAACTTTGAACCAATCCAAAATTATATCCCTCAAACGGTAGATGTACAACTGTGGCAACCGTGGCTAGTAACCATATCTGGGTTAGCTGCCATTCTGGGACATAGTAAATCAATTTTTTTGGGTTTTACTGGTGGTAAATCTGTTGCTATCAGTTTGGGGATTTTGTTGGCAATGAGTTGGCAGGTAGGTTTAGCAACAGCGGGTGTGTTTGCCGTCGTTGTGGCGATATCGCGGATTGTCTCTTTGAGTTCAATAGCAGGTGCGATCGCAGTTCCCATTTTCATGGTAATTTTGCATCAACCCTTACCCTATATTCTGTTTGGGATTGCTGGTGGATTGTATGTGATTTTGCGCCATCGCACTAATATTGAACGACTGTTTGCGGGAACGGAGCCGAAAATTGGGCAACCTGTAGCGACAGAACCCGAACAAACTGTATGAATAGGTAATCGGGAGCCAAACTCACAACTCTTCTCTCAGAAGAGGAGAGCTTCTTCCAGTATTAATGTTTTAGGCTTAGGAACGAACATTGCCTTTAATTAAACGGTGGAAAAGGCGGCAAGGCCACAAAAAAGCTCCACAAATACTGACTGAGGCGATGGCGGCCACAACTCGCCAAGTTGAACTAGTCTCAGTGTCAGACTCTGAAGGATGAGCTTGTGTGTTTTTAGCTAATTCTGGCATTGAATGAGATAGCTGACTGGCTGCACTCACCCCTTCAATCGCTGCTCCAATTAGATAAGCTACTAGGGCAATTACTAGCCAGTTATTCATAATATTCCACTGTTTCAACTCTGAGCGTATGCTTGGCAGCGAGCAATCATTTGATTTTTACAGACTAATGATTGCTGCCTTGCCCTAAAGATAATCGACCCTCAGCCGTATCACGAATTAGGGGCAGTTTAGATTTTATATAAGTATTTAGAGTGCTATCTGCCTGGGCATCAAGCGCCTGCTTGGCTTTTAACTGCTGGAGAAGCAATTGTACTAAAGCAGCATCGTCAAACTGGAGCAGGGTGTTGACCTGGGTAGACTCGATTACAGCCCAAAGCTGTTGCATCATTTTCGCTGTCACCATGAGTCTGTAACCTCTTAAGCTTTTCTTTATATTTACACAATTTTGGAATTTGTGGTTAGTTTTTATCTGAAGATTTATAAAGATGTAGGCTAAAAATACCTAAGTCAGTCAAATCTGTTAAGTTATAGCGTTTTTCAAGTGATTGAACTACAGGACTACCTCACACGTTATCTTAAGCGTGCTACGTAAAGAAATAAAACTGCCCAAAGACTTAAATCTCTCGTAACCTTTTTTATATGCAGAGAATTATAGCAGGGCTTTTGATCGGCCACAATGCAGACATACGTAGGAGTCAACGCTTTTTGTCGAGGGGAAACTTCTATGGCTATCGGGTAATTTTGCTATAACTTTATTGTAAAACTCTTGAACAAGCTCCTTCCTGTCCAGAAGGATCGGGAAAAATTGCTAAGGTGTGATATTCAGGATTATCTGTTTTATATATCACTCGAAAAGTATACAACTTGTTTTTCCCTTGCGCTTCGGTAACAACTGTTAAAAGTGTATTGGTAGTGGGAGGAAGTCCAGGAATGTCCAGTTTTTGAATTCGTCTGAGTTGAATTACATTTGCTGCGGAGTTTTTACAATCTCCTGAACTACTATTAGGTTCTTTGCCAAACTGCATACATACTGGCCCATCAAAATCCATAGTTACTTGTGATGGGTCATTTAACCAAACTTTTTTAATTATTTCTCCAGCCGGAATAAAACTTAAGTTTGTTCCTTGTTGATACCAGACATCAACCGTAGGTACTAGTCCCCCTAAACCTTGTGCTTGACAGGAAAAAATGGAACGCAGAACGGCGTTATTAGCTACGGCGCGACCTACCAACCAGAACATAGCAACCGAGAAAATTAAGGAAGCTATAGGTAGGAAATAAGAACGTTTTGGATTATTTCCTGACAATTTAATATTCTTTTTCATGGTTGCAAATATCTAAAATTAGTATAAATATTACCCCTTAAAACTGAGTTGCTTGATTCACATATATTTCAATATTTGTGCCTGCTGGCAAAAACCAAACACCACCTTGTTGAGACATTTGGGCGATCGCCTGTTGATTGCGTTGGGCAATTTGGGGTACTACAGAGTTCATACCACCTTCTAAAACCCCGGCTGCAAGGTCGCGTTTATTCTCAGTCTCACTAACAAGTCCAGTGGAGGTGTTGGTGGTGGTATCGTTAGGGTCTTCGGTGCTAGTGTTGGGAGATTTTGATTCTATGGAATATGGCACGAGTTTTGTATCAGGGCGATTTACTAACTCTGCTGCTTTAGCAATACCTCCCAAAACAAATAGTCCTGCATCCATCGAGGCTATAGACGAACTTTGACCGGGATATTTATTTGCGATTAAAGGTTTACCTTGGGTACCGCGAAGAATAACTGCATTGTTGGGTAAGCTTCGTTCTGTGGGGTTGCCATTATTTTGCGAGATCACCTTGACTACGTTCATCTGCAAAAGACCTTGTTCAGAAAGCGAACCAATTTCAGCGAGGAATTCGGTGTTTGCGGGTAGAGCGACTGTACCATCAGTAGATTTTAGTGGTTCTTTCAATCGGATTACAAATACGTTTTTCGCTTCGTCTGCATCACCACCACCGCCTGACTTATTACTAGTTTCTCCAAAGATTGCTGTCGCCAACACAGCTTTGGCACTACTCCCAACTGCTACAGATTTCTGTCCCTGCGGTTGGGCTTGACTGACCGCAGAATTTTCTGGTTGTGGGGTTTGTGACGTTTGTTCGGGATTAGAGTCGGGATTGGGGTTTGGCGTCTCTTGCTGCGGCTGCGCATTGGTTGGAGGTTCCAAAGTAGCTATATTACTAGTAGGTTGATTGCTAGCATTAACTTGACCATAGCTACCTAACTTTGCTAACCTTGCCCACTCTTCAAATGGGCTTGGTGGAGTTGGTGGAGTTAGATTAACTACTGGTTGAGTAGGGTTCACAACTGGTGGCTGGGGTGATAGCGAAGGTTGAGAAGCAGGTACTCTAATGACGCGCTCAACTGTCACTGTCCGAGGTACGTAAGCTGTTGGTGGGGGTGTTGGGATCACTTTCTGGCTAACTGAGGGTTGTCGTAAGGCTACTGTCGGCGTTGATTTGGCAATTCTCAGCTGTTGTTGGGCAGCTTTCACCATCTGTGCTTGTTCAGTCAGAGCTAATTTCGTTTTGAGAGTATCTATTTGGCCTTCCATCTGTTGAGATATGGATTCATCAGTGGGCTGCTCTTGCACTGGTGGAGAAACAATATTTTTTGGTTTTTGATTGCTGCTACTCATCAACTGAGATAAAAACACACCACCCACCAAAACTATCGCTAAGGTAGCAGCCCCTACCAAGCCTAACTTGGCAAAGGGATTAGATGAGAGTGCTTGCTTAGTCTGAACTTCTTGTGGTTGAGAAAGAGGCTCTGGCGGCGTTGCAGAGTCTTTTGAGCCTTCGGTGTCACTAGAAGAAGATTCTTCTTCAAAACCGACCAACCTTGACATCCGCGATTCCCAATCTACAGATTCTACTTCTGGTTGGCGATCGTCGGTAGTTAGAGTAAATCCATTTTGGGGAGGCGTTTGGGCAGGAGTTGAGTATCGGGTCATGGTAGAGCCTAGTTTGGATTTCCAGAACAATTATTATCTTTAATTTCACATATATTATAAATTTC
This portion of the Nostoc sp. GT001 genome encodes:
- a CDS encoding TrbI/VirB10 family protein encodes the protein MTRYSTPAQTPPQNGFTLTTDDRQPEVESVDWESRMSRLVGFEEESSSSDTEGSKDSATPPEPLSQPQEVQTKQALSSNPFAKLGLVGAATLAIVLVGGVFLSQLMSSSNQKPKNIVSPPVQEQPTDESISQQMEGQIDTLKTKLALTEQAQMVKAAQQQLRIAKSTPTVALRQPSVSQKVIPTPPPTAYVPRTVTVERVIRVPASQPSLSPQPPVVNPTQPVVNLTPPTPPSPFEEWARLAKLGSYGQVNASNQPTSNIATLEPPTNAQPQQETPNPNPDSNPEQTSQTPQPENSAVSQAQPQGQKSVAVGSSAKAVLATAIFGETSNKSGGGGDADEAKNVFVIRLKEPLKSTDGTVALPANTEFLAEIGSLSEQGLLQMNVVKVISQNNGNPTERSLPNNAVILRGTQGKPLIANKYPGQSSSIASMDAGLFVLGGIAKAAELVNRPDTKLVPYSIESKSPNTSTEDPNDTTTNTSTGLVSETENKRDLAAGVLEGGMNSVVPQIAQRNQQAIAQMSQQGGVWFLPAGTNIEIYVNQATQF
- a CDS encoding DUF3119 family protein, which codes for MTSSFTSNSISTVELKPSYNIPIVLVIAAIPLLLVQPWVGSVFTLFGLFLMFQALTLRLQFTATDLDIYRGEKLIRRFPYQEWQNWRIFWNRVPILFYFKEIKSIHFLPILFDPNTLKTCLEQRCPRI
- a CDS encoding DUF3086 domain-containing protein, translated to MNPEASQTPEPIDERLAEKLEENNAVEHPVNPSVESVVDIEAISSSEDYTNFEPLISNAEVVDSTVELTENLNGEFVTQLEAENVALGSEIESGNHSLYTEAEQRIAELQSAEVALKSEIAKLQASYEKLQTQVSETQTSLGRLVQESLVQLEQRKQTLQISVEQLERRQERIRNEMRTTFAGASQDLAIRVQGFKDYLTGSLQDLASAAEQLQLTPSVVEREKPAVKEAKPAEPQPGIPQFAQQQFQDTTKQIRRLIDQYRNKPDYYGPPWQLRRTFEPIHAERISNWFFTQGGRGGLRTMGSRLQNILIASAAISILHKLYGDRVRTLVLANTPERLGEWRRGLQDCLGIGRPDFGPDRGVVLFEASDALAQKADRLTKANQLPLIIIDDSEEQISLSLLQFPLWLAFAPDPKMVRNYDDDF
- the plsY gene encoding glycerol-3-phosphate 1-O-acyltransferase PlsY, whose amino-acid sequence is MAIWLTLCGAIVVIAYLLGSFPTGYIAVKQLKGIDIRAVGSGSTGATNVLRTLGKGPGALVLVLDSLKGVLAIALVYWLFNFEPIQNYIPQTVDVQLWQPWLVTISGLAAILGHSKSIFLGFTGGKSVAISLGILLAMSWQVGLATAGVFAVVVAISRIVSLSSIAGAIAVPIFMVILHQPLPYILFGIAGGLYVILRHRTNIERLFAGTEPKIGQPVATEPEQTV